In the Vicinamibacteria bacterium genome, GATGGTCGATCTCGCGGATGCGCACTATCCCATCTCCATCGACAGCGCGAAGGGGAAGCTTGGTTGGACGCCTCGGCATACGCTTCGGGGAACATTGCCGGAAATGGTCACCCGACTCATGGGGGATCCGAAGAGATGGTACGAGGAGAATAATCTGACCTGGACGGACGCGCTCCGAGAGGAGGCCGCGGCCTCGCGCCGGCCGACATGAGCACGCCCCCCATCGATCTAGACGCCGCTCCTGCCCCGTGGGACTATAACCCCTCCGCATGGGATCAGCGCATTCCCATCTGCGTCCTCGCGATGGTCGGGTTCGGCATCGCCTTCTATATGGGGATGTTTCAATGGGGGCTGGTGAAGTCCGTATGGGATCCCGTCTTCGGTGAACAAACCAAGAAAGTTCTGACTTCGAACGTTTCACACCAGATGTACGCCTGGTTCCGCGTGCCCGACGCCGCTTTCGGCGCGCTCGCCTATCTGGGAGATGCGATCTTCGGATTGGCGGGCTCGACCCGCCGATGGCAGTACCGTCCGTGGATGGTGGTGATATTCGGCATCGACGTCATCCCCCTGGGAATCGTGAGCGCCATTCTCGTGGTGCTCCAGGGCACCGTGGTCGGCAACTGGTGTTTTCTCTGCCTGGTGACGGCCGTCATCTCGCTCATCCTCGTCGTCCTCGCCTATGACGAGGTCTGGTCCTGTCTTCTCTTTCTCTGGCGGGTGTGGAAGCGGACGAGAAGCGCTCGGGTTCTCTGGAGCGCTTTCTGCGGGCAGCCGTCCGAGGAGGCCGCCGCCGTCGCCCTCTCCAGGAGAGCTGGTCATCGTGTGGGCTAGGGTGACGGAGCTCGGTTTCGGGCTCTGGCTTCTGGCAAGCCCATTCGTGTTCGATCACTCTGCTTCGGCGACGAGCCTTTGGCTCACCGATGTGCTGAGCGGGATGCTCCTCGTCATACTGTGCGCACTCAACTATTGGCGCCCCTCGAGTCGTTCTTACTTGGCGGTACCGGTGTTGGGAGCCTGGCTCATCGTGTCGGCTTTGCTGTCGGGTCCGCATCCCATTGCACCGCCGCATCAGAATCACATCATGGTGGGATTCACCATCATGATGGTCGGCATCGTGCCCAACCGCGCGCTCGGGCCGCCGGAAAAATGGATCGCATTCGAGAAGGGAGAGGCGCAAGGCTCGCTTGGTAACGGCTCCGAGCGCGCGCATGATGCCGGAGTGGACGCTTTATCGAAGGAGTCGGATCATCAGCGAGAGACGAAGCGAGAGCACCCGTCGAGTCCCGGTCCCGTTTGATTCGAAGACGCGTTCTTCTTCAGCGGTGATCCCATCCAGGCTCGCCACTCCTCGTCGGGCTGAGGATCACCGATCGGCGGCCGCTTCTTCTTCGGCGGACCGTCGGGCGGCTTCGGCGGATCCTCGATCGGAGGCTTCTTGGGCCGAGGTGGATCTTTGATCGGGGGCACGTCGTCCGGTTTCTTGGGCGGTTTGATCGGAGGCTTCTTCTTTTTGCCGGGATAAGGGGGTTCCTTGATCGGTGGCTTCGGACCCGGTGGCGCCGCAGCCAGACTCGAAGAGAGCGGTTTCGCGCTCATGGGGACACCTCGAAGCTTCCATGAAAACACGTCTTTGGCCACTTCAACGCGCGTGGCTTCAGCCTTCCGTTCTGCCCGCGAGGGCGTCGAACACACGATGGAGCTGCGAAGTCTGCACTTCCTCGCCGCAAGCCCCACATCGAACGGGGCCGTAGTCCACCATGTCCCGGTCGATGATCGTGAGCTCGTGGCCGCAATTCGCGCAGCGAAGCTTGATGCTTTCGCCACCCAGTGTCGGTTTATCTGCCACGACTTCCTCCCATGAGTCGGACACTATCTCGCCCGGGGGCTGTCCGAGAATAGGGTGGATCCGGGATGTTATCGGCATTCACCCGATTTCATCCGGTAAACGCCCGACCGACTCACCTGAGCTCGCCGATTAGACTCGGTCGAGGGCATGCGTTGGGTAGCGACCACATAGAGAGAGAGCCATGACATGACGATCGAGTTCACGAGCGTGCCGAACGCCGATGCGAAAGAGCCGAAGGATTTGTTCGTCGCCCTTCAGGTGATCGGCAGGCTGGAAAAATCGGATTTCGACGTCCTCGGACCGCGCCTGAACGTGCTCCTGGAACAACATGGGAAGCTGAAGCTTCTCGTCGAGCTCGTCGCCTTCGAAGGCTGGACCGCAGGCGCGGCGTGGGAAGACATCAAGCTCGCGCTCAGGCACTTCCGCGACATCGAGCGTATCGCCGTCGTCGGCGAAAGGCGCTGGGAAAAAGGAATCGCGGTGCTGGCGAAACCTTTCACGGCGGCTGAGCTGCGTTATTTCGATGTCCAGGAGAGAGAGTCGGCGGAGTCCTGGGTCAAAGAGGGCGGATCTGGCGACGGCATCTGACCCTCACGCTCTGTTGCGTCGTAGCTCCAGCGGGCCAGACCGATGTAGGCAGTCGACACCGGCTCTATTCTGACATCGCTGGGCCCCGTCCCCACGTTCAGAAGCCCGGTTTGAAGTTGAACTCGAACAGCCAGCCTTTTTCCGGCCGGTCGAAAGGGCGGACGAAGTCGAGCTCCAAGACGAGGAACCTCTGGAGCGCTACCCGGAGCGCGATGCCCGCGCTGGTAACCGGCTCGCGGTCACCACCAAAGAACTCTGGCTCGGTTTCGCTCGTCCAGGCCACACCCGCGTCACCGAAGAATGCCAGCTCGATCGGGATCGGGCCGCCCCAGGGCTCGCCGGTGAAAGCGCCGATGAGAGGAAAGCGGAGCTCGAAGTTCGTCACCATCAACTTACTTCCGAGGAGCTGGTTGAAGACGTCGCACCCTCCCGCGGCACACTCTTCCGCGGTGAACGAGCCCGACTGGTAGCCGCGCACGAGATTGGGAAACCCGAGGTAAAGATTCGTGAGCCGGAAATTGTCGGCGTCGCGTCCATAACGGCCGAAATGCATGCCTCGTACTGCAAAAGTGAAGGGTTCCTTGGGCATGAAATAATGCCGATAGTCGGCGAGAGCGTTCCAGAATCGAAGCGTACCGACGTCGGCGCCCGCCTCGAAGCGATAGCGGCTCCCGAGGAGCGGGCTCGTCGGTCCGAGCAATGACGTGTCGTGGACGAGCGCCGCGGCCGCCTCTCCCAGGTACACACTGGAGGGTGCGTCGATCTCGGAAGTCTCGTCCACCAGTAACTCGCCAGTCTCGAGGGAAAAAGCGGTGGTTCTCGCCTCCGCAGAAAAACCGTAATTCACGAATCCGCCGGAGAGCTCGATACGGTTTGCACGACTGAACGGATACGATACGGTGCCGCGGGCGCGTCTTTCCGTCTGCCGGAGCTGGATTACCTGCTCCACCTGACTCACCTGGCCCTGGACTTCCGCGACGCCGGAAACGAATCGATTGCTGAGAAAAGGGATCCAGGACATCGAACCTCCCCAGTTCCATCGGCTCGAACGATTCTCGTAACCGGCGATGCCGGCGACGTTATCGAAGTCGCCGGTCAACTGGAACTGGGTTCCCAGGTTGTGATTGGCCAGCATGTCGCTCCACAGGAAAGAGATTCCCCCGCCGATGAACGACCCGAAGATATCCGAGCCCGCGACGAGGTAGGGCTGACCTACGTAGTCGAGATTCAGATTCGCTCTATAGTCATCGGTGGGGAAATTTGCGGTCTCGGGGAGATATCGTTCAGGTTGTCCGAGCAGCGTGGCGACTTGGGACGAATCTCTCGGCGAGGGAGGCAACGCCGCCCACGTCGGGAACTGGACCGCCGTCGACATCGGTGCCTCTGCTTCCACATCTCGCGGATTCTCGATCGCGTAAATGCGGTACTCCTGTTCCTCTCGCACCGTGAACAGCAGGCGAGATGCTCGGGATGCCACGGTGATGGCGGGGCTGAGCTTCGTGATCCCGGAGATTCCGGTCGTGAGCGCGGTCACCCCGTGGACACTTCCCCCAAGCAGATTCATCCGGTAGAGGTTCGGTCTTCCGTCGACGTCCGAGACGAAGTAGAGGCCTTCCTCCACCCAGTGGGGGTCCCATTGATCGGCATGGGGGAAGATCTCGAGCCGCTCGATGGTTTGCGAGTCCATTTCCATGGTCGCGAGCTCGTAGTTCCCGAAGTGGAGCGCGTTCAGGTTGGATGAAAACCGATCGGTCACGAAAACCACGGAGCTGCCGTCGGGCGACCAGCTCGGTTGGAGCTCGGCGTAGGGGTCCTCGGTCAGCCGCGAGAGCCTGTCGGTCTCGACGTCGAGAAGATACAGGTCGAGAAGTCCGCCGCGAATTGCCGTGAAGAGGATTCGACTTCCGTCGGGACTCCACGATGGGTTGAAGATCTCGCCCAGGCGTGGAAACGAAATCTCGTTCGTCACGTCGGCCCGGTCGACGTCCAGAAAGCTCAGGACCGGTTGGCCCTTGCTCACGCCGGCGAAGACGAAGCTCTTGCCGTCCGGACTCCAGCTTCCGGATGAAGAGATGAACTGGAGGCTCTCGAAGTGTGGATCGGTCGCCGTCTCGACGATCTTCCTCTGGACTTTTCCACTCTCCGCGTCGGCGAGAAACATCTCGATGGCGAAGAGGTCACGCTCCGACAGGAAGACGAGCTGGCTGCCGTCGGGCGAGAGGGAAGGCGCGACGTTCAGACTGCCGCCGTGCCGCTCGTCGGTGAGGAGCGCGCGCCCGTACTCCGCGGCGGTTCGCGGATCCGTCAGCAGCGGTTCGTAAGTGTCGCGGATCGAGGCGTGCCAACCATCGCTGAGACTCTTCTCATCCTGCCCGGTGATCGTCTCGAGGGCTCGTCGAACCCCGCGTTCCCGAGCTTCTTCCAGCATGGCCCCAACGGCGCGATCTCCGTAGCGACCGCCCAGGTAGGCAAAAAACGCGTGACCGTAACGATAAGGAAAATAGCTCGGGTCGTTCAGATCCCCGACCGTTGGTAGATCTTCTCTCATGGCCGCATCTCGGAGCCAAACCGCAGTCTGCACGTCGACAGGTCCGAGTGACAGGTACTCTGCCATCCCTTCCATGAACCAGAGAGGGAACCGGAGCGCCGAGGAGGAAGCCGACCGGCTCTGTGCCGTGATGTCATATTGAAAGGCGTGTACGAGCTCGTGACCGAGGACGTGATCGGTCTCACGGAGGGGTCCCGCAAAGGGCATCACGATGCGCCGCTTCAGCGACTCGGTAACACCGCCGGTACCGACCCCGGGTAGGCCGGAAATGACGTTGGTCTGCTGAAAATGCGGGTGCGCGGCATAAATGATGAGAGGTTGAGAGCCCCTGAGCTCGTGATCCAAGACGATGGACAAACGTTCGTACCAGCGCTCCGCCATCTGCCCCGCGATCCGCGCAGCCTCTTCTTCCTCGGGATAGAAGTAGATGTCGAAATGTTCGGTGCGAAGGATCTCGAAGTCGAAGTCCTCGTACTGCGCTTTGTTTCGGCCGAAATACTGCCCCGAGGCCGGTACGGCGAGCGCTATCGCCGTGAGCAACACGGTCGACGTCGCGAGTCGTGTCATGGGTTTCTTTCCTTCCGATGTCTTCTTTCCTATCGAACTCCAGTACACATCGAGAGCCGGGGCCGGACGATCCGGTATTCGCAGGAAATTCCCTGAGGCATCGAGACCAGGGACGCGCGGCGAAACACTTCAGAAGAGAGGTACACTTCCTACCGGATCTAAGGCGACGGGATGATGACGGTAATCCATATCTTGGTCGGTGTTCTCTTCGTTCTGGGAATCGCCGGTTCGGTCCTTCCATTCTTGCCGGGGACGATCCTCATATGGATCGGGGCGCTCATCTACGCCATCGCCACGGACTTCGAGACTTTGGGGCCTTTAGGGCTCATCGTTCTCGGAGCGCTCACCGGGCTCGCCTACCTTCTCGACTATGTAGCGGGCGCGGTGGGCGTCGAGCGGCTGGGCGGCAGCCGTTGGGCCATGCTGGGAGCGATCGTGGGAGCCATCGTCGGCATCTTTTTCGGTCTGCCGGGACTGTTGTTGGGACCGGTGGCGGGGGCGGTGCTCTTCGAGCTCTGGCGGAGTCGCGACGTGAACGCGAGCATGAAGAGCGGGATGGGAAGCGTTCTCGGCATGGTGCTCGGCACGGCGGCGAAATTCACAATCGGGCTCATCATGGTGGGTTTGTTCTTCTGGTGGATCTGGGTTTCGCGCGCCGCGTCGGTCTGACCGACGTCCCAGCTCGATGGCAGAGGCGCCTCTCCAAACTCGGGTGCTTCCTCGACGAACCCTAGGGCGACGCCTGGAGCTCAGGCTCGGCGTCCTCGGGACTACCTGGACCGAACAGGGTATGTACGGGGATGTTGAGGAGCACTACGTTGGGGTTTCGAGAAAGGAGCATTCAATGTCCGTTGCCCGGGTTACCGAGATCACCTCGTCATCGTCCAAGAGCTTCGAGGACGCCGTGAAAAAGGGAATCGAGCGCGCATCCAAGACGCTCGAGAACCTGCAGGGCGCGTGGATCGGCGACCAGAAATGCGTCATCGAGGGAGGCACGATCACCGAATATCGGGTGAACATGAAGGTCACGTTCGTGCTCAACGAATGACGACTGACGGCCCTCGCAGCGGTGCGCGCTTCGAGGGCTTTATCTGCCTCGCGCAGGTGAGCCTTACCTCGGTTCTCGGAATCAGAGGCTCTCGAGCAAAATCCAAGACGCACGCCATCTCTCATAGCTCGGCCGTCATACGGCATCCACCCGGTTCCATCACGCCGGTCATGCGGCAAAACTGAATGGAGCGTTTGTTCCGAGGAGGTCATCATGACGATTCCCCGCAACATCAAGAGACATCTCGACGCCAACGACGTCATCTATCGTCATCTTTCTCACCCGCAGGTGTTCACGTCGGCCAAGACGGCAGAAGCTCTCGATATGACGGGCAGGGCTTACGCGAAGACGGTCGTGGTCGTCGTCGACGGCGGGCTGATCATGGCGGCGGTTCCTGCCAACCAACGCGTCGACGTCGAGAAATTGGCGCAGATGACGGGTGCCTCCAGCGTTCGGCTGGCCAGCGAGCCCGAGTTCAAGGGTTCGTTTCCGAGCTGCGAGGTTGGCGCCATGCCGCCTTTGGGAGAGTTGTTCGACATACCGGTGTGGCTCGACGCCTCGTTCGTGAAGCAGCCTACCATCGCCTTCGATGCTGGAACCCATACCGATTCGGTGGAAGTCGGTCTCGAGGATTTCCGGCGCCTGGTTCGCCCGCGGGTTGCACGGCTTACCGAGGTGGACGAGAGCTCCGAGCGAAAGGAGTGAGAACATGGCATCTGTAGAGAAGCTCAGTCCCGAAGAGGTTCGTGAGCACACCGTCCCTCTTCTCGTTTGCGCGTACGAGGACGAGGCGAAATGTAAGAGGATTCAGATCGACGGAGCGCTGTCCCTGAAAGAGTTCCAGGCGCGCCTCCCCGATATCCCCAAGGACGAGCGCATCGTCTTTTACTGAACGTGACCGAACGATGAATCCGCCGCCGGTCAGGCGGCCAAGTACCGTAAAGAGGGATACGAGAACGTTGCCGTGCTCGAGGGAGGCTACGAGGCCTGGACGGACGGTGATTGAGGCACCAGAGTCGTTGGCCTCTGTACCTTGGCCGAGCGACAGGCGGAGAGCGAGACCAAGTGCATCCTGATGATCAGGTTGGGCGAGAAAAAACCGCAGACGACAACGGTCCAGGTCCTCAATTATCCAGCCGCCAGGTGATCCCGCCCTGGACGTCGCAATGCGGCGGAAATCGGGTGTTTCCCCCATGGCCTTCCACGCTCGGAGCGGTAGGGTTGTTTCCAGGGTGCTTGCCATCACAAGAAAAGAGGAAGAGGAGGAAGACGATGATTCGAAACGGATCGCAAGTCACCATGCATTACGTGCTGAAAGTCGACGGACGAGAGATCGAAAGCTCTAGAGGCGCGGGACCCGTCGAGTACGTTCACGGGCAGCAACAGATTCTTCCTGGGCTGGAGAACGAGCTCGAAGGTCTCGAGGAAGGACAACGCAAGCGCGTGGCGGTCGAGCCCGACGAGGCATACGGTCAGCCCGATCCGGAGGGAATCCGAAGCTTTCCCCGATCCGCGTTCCACGACTTACCTTCGGTGCGTGTGGGTGAAATGGTTCAAGGGAAGATCGGCACGAAGGAGTTTCACGCCACGATCATGGGCGTCGATGATGAGCAGGTCCTCTTGGACATGAATCACCCGCTCGCAGGAAAGACTCTGGAATATGACGTCGAGATCGTAAAGGTTGAATGACGCTTCGCTCGGCTGACTCAATAGTCGTGCCGACCCCGGGGTTCTTCGCGAGTCGCGAGTCAGTCCCTCGACTTCGAGCCTCTGTCCCGCCTATCTCGAGATGGCCCGAAGAACCTCTCCCGAGAGTCTTCTGTCCGCGCTCGCGAGCGCCGGGTCACCGAGAGAGATGATGCCGGCAACGCGGTCTTTGCCATCCTGTACCACGATGCGCCTGAGCTGATGCTCCTTCATCTTGGTGATGGCACTATCGACCGAGTCGTCCTCCCGGCAAGAGACGACGCTGGGCGTCATGATTTCTTGCACGGTGGTCTTGGGCGGAAGTCTAAGAAACCATGTCAGGGTCCCTCCATTCCTCGGAGCCGGGATTTCGGCGTCACGAGAACCCTAGCGGTTCCAAGAGTCGATTCTGAACTCGGTGCATACCCATCCTGGCAAGCATTCCGGTGGCGACTCGGGAGGAAGCCTCTGGCAGGATGGCATCGAAAGATGGGTTTCTCGCTCCGATGAAGGAATCGGGCTCGCTCAAGCGAAGTCTCTCGCTCACCATGCTTACGATCTACGGTCTCGGGACCATGGTGGGAGGAGGCTTCTATGCCCTGACGGGAGAGGTTGCTCGTCATGCGGGGATGCACACGCCGATCGCTTTTCTGATGGCGGCGACCGTGGCGCTCTTCAGTGCGCTTTCCTTTGGAGAGTTGGCGGCACGCTTTCCCCAAGCCGGAGGAGAAGCACACTACGTTCTCGAGGCGTTCGGCCGGGCCCGGCTTTCGACGGGCGTTGGGCTGCTCGTCGTCACCACCGGCGTCGTCTCGGCGGCAACTCTGGCGAATGCGTTCGTTGGATTTCTGCAGGAGCTCGTCGCCGTCCCGACCTGGGCGGGCATCGTGGTCATCGTCCTCGTGCTCGGCGGCGTTGCCGGCTGGGGCATCGCGGAATCGGCAATCCTGGCGGCAGTCATCACCTTCATCGAGGTTGGTGCTTTGGCCTACGTGAGTTTTGCCGTCCGAGCTCATATCTTCGAGCTTCCCGCGCGCATCGACGAGATCGTTCCCCCGATGACCCTCCAAGCATGGAATGGCATCGCCGTGGGCGCTTTCCTGGCCTTCTACTCTTTCATCGGGTTCGAGGACATGGTGAACCTCGCGGAAGAGGTGAAAGACGCCCGACGCGCGCTTCCCCGCGGCATTCTGCTCGCCCTCGGTATGACGACCGTGATTTACGGGACGGTTACCACTCTCGCCGTACTCGCACGGACGCCTGAAGCGCTTGCCGCCAGCCGATCACCGCTCGCTACCGTCCTCGGAGGCGTCGATGCCGTCCCCGGTGTCGGTATTACGCTCGTTGGCATGCTCGCCGGTCTCAATGGAGCCCTGGTGCAGGTCATCATGGCATCCCGCGTCCTCTACGGAATGGGCAAAAAGGAAACTGGACCTGCCGTCTTTGCCCGGGTCTGGGAGCGGACCCGCACTCCGGTGGCGGCGACGCTGCTGGTAACGGCGGTCGTTCTCGTCCTGGCGCTTGGATTCCCTCTGGTGACTCTGGCCCGCTGGACGAGCAGCGTGATCCTCGTCATCTTCACGCTGGTCAACGTCTCGCTCCTGGTGCTGAAGTGGCGAGGGGGATCGAGACGCCCGGACGTCACCACGTACCCGATCGGGATTCCGATCGTTGGCGCCGCGGTCAGTCTCCTATTTCTCCTGTCTCAGATTTGAATCCCGTCGACTCGGGTCGCGGCTACCGCGCTCCGGGCTCGTCCCGTCCGTGCACGTGGGACGGCGGCGAGGTGGCCTCGACCGCTTCGAAAGGCTCGAAGATGCGGTAGGAATGGGCCGCGCCTTCGGGTACCAGCCACGAGTCACCGGGACTCAGCCGGACCGTTTGTTGTTCGAGACGGAGCTCGGCGGTGCCTTTGACGACGTAGCCAACCGTCTCGTAGTCACGGCGAGTCTCCGGTTTGTCCGACCCGGGTGCTTCCTGCCACAGCCGCATCGAAAGACGCTTTCCCGAGCAGAGATATTTTTGACCCATCTTTCCGGCCGGCGAATGGCTCGAGTCGATCTTTTTGATCGTCGTATCATGCATGGAGCCATCCTAGTTGCCGTCGGATCGACAAAACCACGCGGCGAATCCCGTAAAGCTGCTACGGTATATCCCCTAAGGAACGGGGCCTCGGCTTGGGTTCCAGCCAGAGGCGTCAGGCTCTGAATTTCTTCAAGCGGCCGGCGTGGGCCAGGGCAAGCCCCATGAGTTCGGTCGCTGGCCGCATCCCGAG is a window encoding:
- a CDS encoding NAD(P)-dependent oxidoreductase, coding for MVDLADAHYPISIDSAKGKLGWTPRHTLRGTLPEMVTRLMGDPKRWYEENNLTWTDALREEAAASRRPT
- a CDS encoding vitamin K epoxide reductase family protein, giving the protein MSTPPIDLDAAPAPWDYNPSAWDQRIPICVLAMVGFGIAFYMGMFQWGLVKSVWDPVFGEQTKKVLTSNVSHQMYAWFRVPDAAFGALAYLGDAIFGLAGSTRRWQYRPWMVVIFGIDVIPLGIVSAILVVLQGTVVGNWCFLCLVTAVISLILVVLAYDEVWSCLLFLWRVWKRTRSARVLWSAFCGQPSEEAAAVALSRRAGHRVG
- a CDS encoding SPW repeat protein; the encoded protein is MWARVTELGFGLWLLASPFVFDHSASATSLWLTDVLSGMLLVILCALNYWRPSSRSYLAVPVLGAWLIVSALLSGPHPIAPPHQNHIMVGFTIMMVGIVPNRALGPPEKWIAFEKGEAQGSLGNGSERAHDAGVDALSKESDHQRETKREHPSSPGPV
- a CDS encoding STAS/SEC14 domain-containing protein, which encodes MTIEFTSVPNADAKEPKDLFVALQVIGRLEKSDFDVLGPRLNVLLEQHGKLKLLVELVAFEGWTAGAAWEDIKLALRHFRDIERIAVVGERRWEKGIAVLAKPFTAAELRYFDVQERESAESWVKEGGSGDGI
- a CDS encoding basic secretory protein-like protein; this translates as MTRLATSTVLLTAIALAVPASGQYFGRNKAQYEDFDFEILRTEHFDIYFYPEEEEAARIAGQMAERWYERLSIVLDHELRGSQPLIIYAAHPHFQQTNVISGLPGVGTGGVTESLKRRIVMPFAGPLRETDHVLGHELVHAFQYDITAQSRSASSSALRFPLWFMEGMAEYLSLGPVDVQTAVWLRDAAMREDLPTVGDLNDPSYFPYRYGHAFFAYLGGRYGDRAVGAMLEEARERGVRRALETITGQDEKSLSDGWHASIRDTYEPLLTDPRTAAEYGRALLTDERHGGSLNVAPSLSPDGSQLVFLSERDLFAIEMFLADAESGKVQRKIVETATDPHFESLQFISSSGSWSPDGKSFVFAGVSKGQPVLSFLDVDRADVTNEISFPRLGEIFNPSWSPDGSRILFTAIRGGLLDLYLLDVETDRLSRLTEDPYAELQPSWSPDGSSVVFVTDRFSSNLNALHFGNYELATMEMDSQTIERLEIFPHADQWDPHWVEEGLYFVSDVDGRPNLYRMNLLGGSVHGVTALTTGISGITKLSPAITVASRASRLLFTVREEQEYRIYAIENPRDVEAEAPMSTAVQFPTWAALPPSPRDSSQVATLLGQPERYLPETANFPTDDYRANLNLDYVGQPYLVAGSDIFGSFIGGGISFLWSDMLANHNLGTQFQLTGDFDNVAGIAGYENRSSRWNWGGSMSWIPFLSNRFVSGVAEVQGQVSQVEQVIQLRQTERRARGTVSYPFSRANRIELSGGFVNYGFSAEARTTAFSLETGELLVDETSEIDAPSSVYLGEAAAALVHDTSLLGPTSPLLGSRYRFEAGADVGTLRFWNALADYRHYFMPKEPFTFAVRGMHFGRYGRDADNFRLTNLYLGFPNLVRGYQSGSFTAEECAAGGCDVFNQLLGSKLMVTNFELRFPLIGAFTGEPWGGPIPIELAFFGDAGVAWTSETEPEFFGGDREPVTSAGIALRVALQRFLVLELDFVRPFDRPEKGWLFEFNFKPGF
- a CDS encoding DUF456 family protein: MMTVIHILVGVLFVLGIAGSVLPFLPGTILIWIGALIYAIATDFETLGPLGLIVLGALTGLAYLLDYVAGAVGVERLGGSRWAMLGAIVGAIVGIFFGLPGLLLGPVAGAVLFELWRSRDVNASMKSGMGSVLGMVLGTAAKFTIGLIMVGLFFWWIWVSRAASV
- a CDS encoding dodecin family protein, with the translated sequence MSVARVTEITSSSSKSFEDAVKKGIERASKTLENLQGAWIGDQKCVIEGGTITEYRVNMKVTFVLNE
- a CDS encoding YbaK/EbsC family protein, which gives rise to MTIPRNIKRHLDANDVIYRHLSHPQVFTSAKTAEALDMTGRAYAKTVVVVVDGGLIMAAVPANQRVDVEKLAQMTGASSVRLASEPEFKGSFPSCEVGAMPPLGELFDIPVWLDASFVKQPTIAFDAGTHTDSVEVGLEDFRRLVRPRVARLTEVDESSERKE
- a CDS encoding ArsR family transcriptional regulator translates to MASVEKLSPEEVREHTVPLLVCAYEDEAKCKRIQIDGALSLKEFQARLPDIPKDERIVFY
- a CDS encoding FKBP-type peptidyl-prolyl cis-trans isomerase, which codes for MIRNGSQVTMHYVLKVDGREIESSRGAGPVEYVHGQQQILPGLENELEGLEEGQRKRVAVEPDEAYGQPDPEGIRSFPRSAFHDLPSVRVGEMVQGKIGTKEFHATIMGVDDEQVLLDMNHPLAGKTLEYDVEIVKVE
- a CDS encoding CBS domain-containing protein; amino-acid sequence: MTPSVVSCREDDSVDSAITKMKEHQLRRIVVQDGKDRVAGIISLGDPALASADRRLSGEVLRAISR
- a CDS encoding APC family permease, with protein sequence MASKDGFLAPMKESGSLKRSLSLTMLTIYGLGTMVGGGFYALTGEVARHAGMHTPIAFLMAATVALFSALSFGELAARFPQAGGEAHYVLEAFGRARLSTGVGLLVVTTGVVSAATLANAFVGFLQELVAVPTWAGIVVIVLVLGGVAGWGIAESAILAAVITFIEVGALAYVSFAVRAHIFELPARIDEIVPPMTLQAWNGIAVGAFLAFYSFIGFEDMVNLAEEVKDARRALPRGILLALGMTTVIYGTVTTLAVLARTPEALAASRSPLATVLGGVDAVPGVGITLVGMLAGLNGALVQVIMASRVLYGMGKKETGPAVFARVWERTRTPVAATLLVTAVVLVLALGFPLVTLARWTSSVILVIFTLVNVSLLVLKWRGGSRRPDVTTYPIGIPIVGAAVSLLFLLSQI
- a CDS encoding cupin domain-containing protein; the encoded protein is MHDTTIKKIDSSHSPAGKMGQKYLCSGKRLSMRLWQEAPGSDKPETRRDYETVGYVVKGTAELRLEQQTVRLSPGDSWLVPEGAAHSYRIFEPFEAVEATSPPSHVHGRDEPGAR